A genomic segment from Paenibacillus sp. FSL K6-1096 encodes:
- a CDS encoding TerC family protein: protein MDSLLLLGEILMINLVLSGDNAMVIAMASKNLPEKNRKLAVWWGAAGAVALRCMLTFAAVLLLKIPYIEAGGAVLLLWIAFKLLLEEEGELRIEGSASVWKSVRTILLADFVMSLDNVLAIAGLAKGDLALIVIGIAISIPIVVWGSGIIVGWLHRFPVLVFIGAYILAYTAGNMLLQDAKFGPVISFLLPTLHSMLPLLLGIIVVVTGMLKRRSVSAG, encoded by the coding sequence ATGGATTCTTTACTGCTGCTTGGCGAAATATTAATGATTAATCTGGTTCTCAGCGGGGATAACGCGATGGTCATTGCGATGGCCAGCAAGAATCTCCCTGAGAAGAACAGGAAGCTGGCCGTCTGGTGGGGAGCTGCCGGAGCGGTGGCGCTGCGCTGTATGCTGACGTTTGCTGCCGTGCTGCTGCTCAAGATCCCCTACATTGAAGCCGGAGGGGCAGTTCTGCTGCTCTGGATTGCTTTCAAGCTGCTGCTGGAGGAAGAGGGGGAGCTGCGGATCGAAGGAAGCGCAAGCGTCTGGAAGTCGGTGCGGACCATTTTACTGGCAGATTTCGTGATGAGCCTCGACAATGTGCTGGCGATTGCGGGACTGGCCAAAGGGGATCTGGCCCTCATCGTGATCGGGATTGCCATCAGCATTCCGATTGTAGTGTGGGGGAGCGGTATTATTGTGGGCTGGCTGCACCGTTTTCCCGTGCTGGTGTTCATTGGGGCTTACATCCTGGCCTACACGGCGGGCAATATGCTGCTGCAGGATGCCAAATTCGGCCCGGTCATTTCCTTCCTGCTGCCAACGCTTCATTCCATGCTGCCGCTTCTGCTGGGAATTATCGTTGTCGTTACCGGGATGCTCAAGCGCAGGTCCGTATCTGCGGGTTAA
- the thiI gene encoding tRNA uracil 4-sulfurtransferase ThiI, producing the protein MGYADMLLLRFGEFTLKGKNRSRFEKTVFRHVKEMVKPYPQVKLSREFGRIYVELNGEPAAELAEALKKVFGIASISPVKVARSELEDILGVSRSLLHKIAPPAGSRFKVSVRRVWKDFPHGSIEMNKLIASPLLQGYPGLLVDVKSPDLELKIEIREGQTYIFCEQIEGVGGFPLGTNGKAMLLLSGGIDSPVAGWSAMRRGLAVECVHFYSYPYTSELARQKVVDLTRVLSGYAGEITLHLVPFTEVQTSFSGIGQDNLIITLMRRAMLRIATVLAEREGALALVTGDSLGQVASQTLPSMNVIGRATDLPLLRPLVMMDKSEIVELSQRIGTYDLSILPYEDCCTLFIPKSPTTNPNLRIVNKIEATLPGYQSLLDAAVAGTETVRITPYGNEKPADLVPVQAEVREEWF; encoded by the coding sequence ATGGGGTACGCGGATATGCTCCTGCTGCGCTTCGGGGAATTCACCCTGAAGGGCAAAAACCGCAGCCGGTTTGAAAAAACCGTATTCCGTCATGTAAAGGAAATGGTCAAGCCGTATCCGCAGGTGAAGCTGAGCCGGGAATTCGGCCGGATCTACGTGGAGCTGAACGGGGAGCCGGCAGCCGAACTCGCGGAGGCGCTGAAGAAGGTGTTCGGGATAGCTTCGATCAGCCCGGTGAAGGTTGCCCGCTCCGAGCTCGAGGATATTCTGGGAGTCAGCCGGTCCCTGCTCCATAAGATTGCTCCACCGGCGGGAAGCCGGTTCAAGGTCAGCGTCCGCCGGGTGTGGAAGGACTTTCCCCATGGCTCCATAGAAATGAACAAGCTGATTGCTTCTCCGCTGCTTCAAGGCTATCCGGGTCTGCTCGTGGATGTGAAGTCACCGGATCTGGAGCTGAAGATCGAGATCCGTGAAGGTCAGACCTATATTTTCTGTGAGCAGATTGAGGGTGTCGGCGGCTTCCCGCTGGGCACGAACGGCAAAGCCATGCTGCTGCTGTCAGGCGGGATCGACAGTCCGGTAGCAGGCTGGTCGGCGATGCGCAGAGGGCTTGCGGTGGAATGCGTTCATTTCTACAGCTATCCGTATACCAGTGAGCTGGCCCGGCAGAAGGTTGTAGATTTGACGCGGGTCCTGTCCGGGTATGCCGGGGAAATTACGCTGCATCTGGTGCCGTTCACGGAGGTGCAGACCTCCTTCAGCGGGATCGGGCAGGATAATCTGATTATTACGCTGATGCGCCGGGCGATGCTGCGGATTGCTACTGTGCTCGCTGAGCGGGAAGGGGCGCTTGCCCTGGTCACCGGTGACAGCCTGGGCCAGGTCGCCAGCCAGACGCTGCCGAGCATGAACGTGATTGGCCGGGCTACGGACCTGCCTCTGCTGCGTCCGCTGGTGATGATGGATAAGAGCGAGATTGTGGAGCTGTCCCAGCGCATTGGCACCTATGACTTGTCCATCCTTCCTTATGAGGATTGCTGTACGCTGTTCATTCCCAAGTCTCCGACCACGAATCCGAATCTGCGGATCGTGAACAAGATTGAAGCTACCCTGCCCGGATATCAGTCGCTGCTGGATGCAGCGGTTGCCGGAACAGAGACAGTGCGGATTACCCCATACGGCAATGAGAAGCCGGCCGATCTGGTTCCGGTCCAGGCAGAGGTTCGGGAAGAATGGTTCTAA
- a CDS encoding cysteine desulfurase family protein: MLYWDYAAAAPPYEEVVQTLEQVMRTHFANPSSLHRAGETANGLIRRAREVCAAALGVLPQEIIFTSGATESNNLAIKGAALQLQGRGRHLITTELEHPSVYESCLQLQKLGWEVTWISPDSEGVVDPSRIAAAVRPDTVLVSVMHVNNEIGTVQPLREIGRQVKAVNSRTLFHVDGVQGYGKLEVDLKGWQADLYSLSAHKLRGPRGTGILYVREGVTLFPLLSGGSQEQQHRAGTENVPGIVASAKAVRMSGEQRQEFVNRVAPLKKRLEAVVAGIPELVLNSRADGAPHIVHFSYPGMKGEVMARKLEELGMAVSTRSACSSRLAEPSRVLLSMGRDAAAALGGIRISLGDSHTPQDVTELEQALIAAVQALKIAEGGMK, translated from the coding sequence ATGCTGTATTGGGATTATGCTGCGGCTGCTCCTCCTTATGAAGAGGTCGTGCAGACGCTGGAACAGGTCATGAGAACGCACTTCGCCAATCCTTCGTCCCTGCACCGTGCGGGAGAAACGGCGAACGGGCTGATCAGACGGGCGCGGGAAGTATGTGCTGCTGCGCTGGGCGTGCTGCCTCAGGAAATTATATTCACCTCTGGAGCCACAGAGAGCAATAATCTGGCGATAAAAGGGGCGGCATTGCAGCTTCAGGGCAGAGGACGGCATCTGATTACTACGGAGCTGGAGCACCCTTCGGTCTACGAGAGCTGTCTTCAGCTGCAGAAGCTGGGCTGGGAGGTAACCTGGATCTCACCGGACAGTGAGGGTGTGGTCGATCCGTCCAGGATCGCGGCTGCGGTCCGGCCGGACACGGTGCTGGTCAGTGTCATGCATGTGAATAATGAGATTGGCACGGTCCAGCCGCTTCGGGAGATCGGACGGCAGGTCAAGGCGGTGAACAGCCGCACCCTGTTTCATGTGGATGGCGTGCAGGGCTATGGCAAGCTTGAGGTGGATCTGAAGGGCTGGCAGGCCGATCTGTACAGCCTGTCTGCGCATAAGCTGCGCGGGCCGCGTGGAACGGGAATCCTCTACGTCCGGGAAGGAGTCACGCTGTTTCCGCTGCTCAGCGGAGGCTCACAGGAGCAGCAGCACCGCGCCGGAACCGAGAACGTGCCGGGGATTGTCGCCTCTGCCAAGGCGGTGCGGATGAGCGGGGAACAGCGGCAAGAATTCGTGAACCGCGTTGCTCCGCTTAAGAAGCGGCTGGAAGCTGTGGTCGCAGGCATTCCAGAACTGGTGCTGAACAGCCGGGCGGACGGAGCGCCGCATATTGTGCATTTCTCTTACCCCGGGATGAAGGGGGAAGTGATGGCCCGTAAGCTGGAGGAGCTGGGCATGGCCGTCTCCACGCGGTCAGCGTGTTCCTCGCGCCTGGCGGAGCCAAGCCGGGTGCTGCTGTCTATGGGCAGGGATGCGGCCGCCGCGCTGGGCGGTATAAGAATCAGCCTGGGGGACAGCCATACACCGCAGGATGTTACGGAATTAGAGCAGGCGCTGATTGCAGCGGTCCAGGCTCTGAAGATCGCAGAAGGAGGCATGAAGTAA
- a CDS encoding lytic transglycosylase domain-containing protein, which produces MAMDAAAAASAYGQLKWVDLRSSSNKADSTKVPPGVSGSSSAEFTAMLQQASQPASVPAGSRIGAAVAIADVSSPPNLLWQQLGGTSEVAAGISGEITQTVPTDYEQLIQTASAKYGVPVDLIKAVIDTESSFNPNVVSSAGAKGLMQLMDGTANGLGVSDPFDPAQSIDGGVRYLSYQLKRYDGQEKMALAAYNAGPGRVNKLGVSNDAELMANLTALPKETQNYIAKIERARAQYAL; this is translated from the coding sequence ATGGCGATGGATGCCGCCGCAGCCGCTTCAGCGTATGGTCAGCTGAAATGGGTGGATCTCAGAAGTTCAAGCAACAAGGCTGACAGCACTAAGGTCCCGCCAGGAGTCAGCGGCTCGTCATCGGCAGAATTCACTGCCATGCTGCAGCAGGCCTCTCAACCGGCATCTGTTCCAGCAGGCAGCCGTATAGGAGCTGCCGTTGCGATAGCGGATGTTTCTTCACCCCCTAATCTGTTATGGCAGCAGTTAGGCGGAACATCTGAAGTTGCAGCAGGCATTTCCGGGGAAATAACGCAGACGGTGCCAACCGATTATGAGCAGCTGATCCAGACAGCCAGTGCGAAATATGGCGTGCCGGTTGACCTGATCAAGGCTGTAATCGACACAGAATCCTCTTTTAACCCGAATGTCGTCTCCTCTGCAGGAGCCAAGGGGCTGATGCAGTTGATGGACGGGACAGCGAATGGACTGGGAGTATCTGATCCGTTCGATCCGGCGCAGAGCATAGACGGCGGGGTGCGGTATCTCTCTTACCAGCTCAAGCGGTATGACGGGCAGGAGAAGATGGCACTGGCCGCGTATAACGCCGGACCGGGCCGGGTGAACAAGCTGGGCGTCAGCAATGACGCAGAGCTGATGGCGAATCTTACCGCGCTGCCGAAGGAAACACAGAACTATATTGCCAAAATAGAACGCGCACGGGCACAATACGCGCTATAA
- a CDS encoding DUF1540 domain-containing protein: MANAKPLVRCSVSNCHYWGEQNLCRADEIVIEIDKHSGSHYKEEYAEELTAAGNHHDHAGSSSATCCLTFKPND; the protein is encoded by the coding sequence ATGGCAAACGCCAAACCGCTTGTGAGATGCAGTGTAAGCAACTGTCATTATTGGGGAGAACAGAACCTGTGCCGCGCCGACGAAATTGTAATTGAGATCGACAAGCATTCCGGCAGCCATTATAAGGAAGAATATGCCGAAGAGCTGACAGCGGCAGGCAATCATCATGACCATGCCGGATCTTCTTCAGCAACCTGTTGTCTGACGTTCAAGCCGAACGACTGA
- a CDS encoding YpuI family protein: MSAANLQKLCESTREKLKSVIVKMELFLNEHALPQLVTEEDEETLHFYQGFLSDLRHLLVFSEMSYEKLGLALRRATFDEAFAHKALYNVYHLGVNNFFYPKNESYSEDGRYAYTGQDAIRFRKKPVRPARDIIMDITKVYEELRDDLTYYENDYLTEKRMQNQV; encoded by the coding sequence ATGTCAGCAGCCAATCTGCAGAAATTGTGTGAATCGACGAGAGAAAAACTGAAATCCGTAATCGTAAAAATGGAGCTGTTCCTGAACGAACATGCACTCCCGCAACTGGTTACCGAAGAGGATGAAGAAACGCTGCACTTCTATCAGGGCTTCCTGTCCGATCTCCGCCATCTGCTGGTGTTCTCGGAAATGTCCTATGAGAAGCTCGGGCTTGCTCTGCGCCGCGCAACCTTTGATGAAGCCTTCGCGCATAAAGCGCTATATAACGTATATCATCTCGGAGTCAATAACTTCTTCTATCCCAAGAATGAGAGCTATTCGGAGGATGGACGCTACGCCTACACCGGGCAGGATGCCATCCGCTTCCGCAAGAAGCCTGTCCGTCCGGCACGCGACATCATTATGGATATTACCAAGGTATACGAAGAGCTGCGTGATGATCTCACCTATTACGAGAATGATTATTTGACAGAGAAACGGATGCAGAACCAGGTATAG
- a CDS encoding S8 family peptidase, producing the protein MSRKNLTVAGLVTAAFTVLLLIFALRPETASTLKPASVPNPAQEKILKKSALVQDVTATDKLNRVDVGRHLNALLVHAHGASPEDISAYAASLQQGHGHITMLMLVDFRTHKTTTYKSSLPEGTDRENAQMLKYLKTAKSAIRGHQSYESPSFIIGSRKYYFVARRDQEGQLGVIALINQKILDKVAEHQLKNLRLIPYPKEGKYRIESVHADTLQDITVKTGHDNEKASHFYENEIVVRFPNGHPTPAQLQTITADIRCKQPRKLGYAYIFRSDKMNYSQLKTYFNYKWHPLYEEPHYMYLTNDTVSENAGVNVITPNDLLFSTYQWNLPAIEAGQGWNLSRGSKDVTVAVVDTGVQANHPDLKGRLLTGYNAIASGGAPDDDVGHGTHVAGIIGALTNNQEGVAGISWYNKVLPVKALDNSGAGTTYSVAEGIIWAADQGAKVINLSLGNYADSQFLHDAIKYAYDRDVVIVSAAGNDNTERPGYPAAYEEVIAVAATNASGERASFSNYGDYIDITAPGESIASTYPGSQYAALSGTSMASPHVAAVAGLVRSLNPALTNKEVTELLTSNAVDLGAPGHDKYYGWGQVDIYRTLQAAGGGEVPLQLFPQHVGKQLRSMP; encoded by the coding sequence ATGTCACGTAAAAATCTAACCGTCGCCGGTCTGGTCACTGCCGCATTCACTGTACTGCTGCTGATCTTTGCCCTGCGGCCGGAAACCGCAAGTACACTCAAGCCCGCCTCTGTCCCTAATCCCGCTCAGGAGAAAATACTCAAAAAATCCGCTCTTGTTCAGGATGTGACTGCCACCGATAAGCTCAACCGGGTGGATGTGGGTAGGCACTTAAACGCTCTGCTCGTTCACGCCCACGGTGCTTCCCCTGAGGATATATCAGCATATGCCGCCAGCCTGCAGCAGGGACACGGGCATATCACCATGCTGATGCTGGTGGATTTCCGTACTCACAAGACGACTACGTATAAATCCTCACTTCCTGAAGGCACCGACCGGGAGAACGCACAGATGCTTAAGTACCTCAAGACGGCCAAATCAGCCATCCGCGGGCACCAGTCCTACGAATCCCCTTCGTTTATCATCGGCAGCAGGAAGTATTACTTCGTTGCCCGGCGTGATCAGGAGGGACAGCTTGGTGTGATCGCGCTGATTAACCAGAAGATTCTGGACAAGGTTGCGGAGCATCAGCTGAAGAACCTGCGGCTGATTCCCTATCCGAAGGAAGGCAAATACCGCATTGAGTCAGTCCACGCCGATACGCTGCAGGATATCACGGTCAAGACAGGACATGACAATGAGAAGGCCAGCCATTTTTACGAGAATGAGATTGTAGTCCGCTTCCCGAACGGGCATCCCACGCCGGCCCAGCTTCAGACCATCACCGCCGACATCCGCTGCAAGCAGCCGCGTAAGCTGGGGTATGCCTATATTTTCCGCTCGGACAAAATGAACTATTCCCAGCTCAAAACGTACTTCAACTACAAATGGCATCCGCTGTACGAAGAGCCTCACTATATGTACTTAACCAATGATACGGTCAGCGAAAATGCCGGAGTGAATGTCATTACGCCCAATGACCTGCTTTTCTCCACCTACCAGTGGAACCTTCCGGCCATTGAAGCCGGGCAGGGCTGGAATCTGTCCAGAGGCAGCAAGGACGTGACGGTGGCTGTGGTTGATACCGGCGTCCAGGCTAATCATCCCGACCTGAAGGGGCGGCTGTTAACCGGATATAATGCGATTGCCAGCGGGGGAGCGCCGGATGATGATGTCGGGCATGGCACCCATGTTGCCGGGATTATCGGGGCCCTAACGAATAATCAGGAGGGGGTCGCCGGCATCAGCTGGTACAACAAGGTCCTTCCGGTCAAAGCGCTCGATAACTCCGGGGCGGGCACCACCTACTCCGTAGCCGAGGGCATTATCTGGGCCGCCGACCAGGGCGCCAAGGTGATTAATCTCAGTCTCGGCAACTATGCCGATTCACAGTTCCTGCATGATGCCATTAAATATGCCTATGACCGCGACGTGGTGATTGTCTCCGCAGCCGGAAATGACAACACCGAGCGTCCCGGCTATCCCGCAGCTTACGAAGAGGTCATTGCCGTTGCCGCCACCAACGCCTCCGGGGAACGGGCCTCCTTCTCCAACTACGGTGACTACATCGATATAACGGCCCCGGGAGAGAGCATTGCCAGTACGTATCCCGGCAGCCAGTATGCAGCATTATCCGGCACCTCCATGGCCAGCCCGCATGTGGCGGCGGTGGCCGGGCTGGTTCGCTCGCTCAATCCGGCGCTGACCAATAAGGAGGTTACCGAGCTGCTTACCTCAAATGCCGTGGACCTGGGCGCTCCCGGGCATGACAAATATTACGGCTGGGGCCAGGTGGATATCTACCGCACGCTGCAGGCGGCTGGCGGCGGAGAGGTTCCGCTGCAGCTATTCCCGCAGCATGTCGGGAAGCAGCTGAGATCGATGCCGTAA
- a CDS encoding PLP-dependent aminotransferase family protein gives MHIEIIRSSGQTLPQQISGTIAQRITSGLLQPGTRLPSVRGLSSSLKVSQVTVSKAYADLEARGHILCSQGKGCYVARREQSAQGEGGSWQDSYDDYLPRAQLWRNFDVSEVEYPFHLAAIHSSLLPLAPIGATMAALVREQPELMASYGNFQGDAELREVMRRHLLSRGIAVGSGDLMITSGSQQGIDLVARTFVGPGDTVYLEAPSYTGAIDVFAGRGAEMIFVPMDGDGMRVDKLTAMCDRKPPKLIYTNPTFQNPSGATMSLARRQRLLELARSYRCLIVEDDPFSDLYFHKPPPPSIKSMDAGGHVVYMKSFSKVLAPGCRIACVAAGGNILSRLIAAKSASDLGSPLLTQRAVLPFIAGKYENYAAKLRTALRLRQESAARLLKQYAPPGVTWQLPGGGLNLWLQLPPAAKISRLHDLAEQEGISFLPGDVCYAGDKPSRHIRLCYSQLTPEGMERGLKQFLQLLERYLQSSE, from the coding sequence ATGCATATCGAAATTATCCGCAGCAGCGGGCAGACGCTGCCGCAGCAGATCAGCGGAACGATTGCCCAGCGGATCACCTCAGGACTGCTTCAGCCGGGAACCCGGCTGCCGTCGGTAAGAGGGCTGTCATCATCCCTGAAGGTCAGCCAGGTCACCGTAAGCAAGGCTTATGCCGATCTGGAGGCACGCGGGCATATCCTCTGCAGCCAGGGCAAGGGCTGTTATGTTGCCCGGCGGGAACAGAGTGCACAGGGGGAAGGCGGGAGCTGGCAGGACAGCTATGACGACTACCTGCCGCGGGCCCAGCTGTGGCGGAATTTCGATGTGTCTGAGGTGGAGTATCCCTTTCATTTGGCCGCCATTCACAGCAGCCTGCTTCCGCTTGCGCCGATTGGCGCCACGATGGCGGCACTGGTCCGGGAGCAGCCTGAGCTGATGGCGTCCTACGGGAACTTTCAGGGGGATGCAGAGCTGCGCGAGGTGATGCGCCGTCATCTGCTGAGCCGGGGAATCGCGGTCGGTTCCGGAGACCTGATGATTACTAGCGGATCCCAGCAGGGGATCGATCTCGTCGCCCGGACCTTCGTCGGGCCGGGGGATACAGTCTATCTGGAAGCGCCCAGCTATACCGGGGCGATTGATGTATTTGCCGGGCGGGGCGCAGAGATGATCTTCGTTCCGATGGACGGGGACGGCATGAGAGTGGATAAGCTTACAGCGATGTGTGACCGGAAGCCGCCGAAGCTGATCTATACGAATCCGACCTTCCAGAATCCGAGCGGAGCGACAATGAGTTTAGCACGAAGACAGCGGCTGCTGGAGCTTGCCCGCAGCTACCGCTGTCTGATTGTTGAGGATGATCCGTTCAGTGATCTGTATTTCCATAAGCCGCCCCCGCCATCCATCAAATCCATGGATGCCGGAGGGCATGTGGTCTATATGAAAAGCTTCAGCAAGGTCCTTGCCCCCGGCTGCCGCATCGCCTGTGTAGCGGCCGGAGGCAATATCCTCTCCAGATTGATCGCCGCCAAGTCGGCTAGTGATCTGGGCAGCCCGCTGCTGACCCAGCGGGCGGTATTGCCCTTCATCGCAGGCAAGTATGAGAATTACGCAGCGAAGCTGCGGACGGCGCTGCGTCTCCGCCAGGAATCAGCCGCGAGGCTGCTGAAGCAGTACGCCCCGCCGGGTGTAACCTGGCAGCTGCCCGGGGGCGGGCTGAACCTGTGGCTGCAGCTTCCGCCAGCTGCCAAGATCAGCCGGCTGCATGACCTGGCGGAGCAGGAGGGCATCTCCTTCCTGCCCGGCGATGTTTGTTATGCCGGGGATAAGCCCTCCCGGCATATCCGGCTGTGTTATTCGCAGCTCACACCGGAAGGGATGGAGCGCGGGCTGAAGCAGTTCCTGCAGCTGCTGGAACGGTATCTGCAATCATCGGAATAA
- a CDS encoding PLP-dependent aminotransferase family protein: MKIRFAEMTNHLGSSAVRDILKITQGKDIISLAGGLPAEELFPAGAIREAYSRVLSNDASALQYGLTEGYLPLRGQIAARLGQQGMKVSPEEMILTTGSQQAIDLLCRVLLDPGDTVLVEAPTYLAALQVLGSYRADIRVVESDQEGMVPEHLEELLRSCSPKLLYAVPTFNNPSGGTWSKARREQVVSLCRRYGVLLLEDNPYGEITFDESPEAYPPTLAAIDRQLGGEPCVVYTGTFSKIVAPALRTGWLTGPAELVKIIARAKQAADLHSSAIDQRALYELLLSFDLEQHIKKISREYKSRMKLLSAELTAQCWEDASFLEPRGGMFLWLSLSPGINTAELLPLAVEEGVAFVPGEVFYPEQPQRNAMRLNFTHTRPELLPLAVQQLGTALSRYEERVIAR, encoded by the coding sequence ATGAAGATTCGATTTGCGGAAATGACGAACCACCTGGGATCGTCTGCCGTCCGCGATATTCTCAAAATTACCCAGGGCAAGGACATCATCTCCCTGGCAGGCGGGCTGCCGGCCGAGGAATTATTTCCCGCCGGAGCTATCCGCGAGGCCTACAGCCGGGTATTGTCGAACGATGCGTCCGCGCTGCAATACGGACTGACCGAGGGTTATCTTCCGCTGCGCGGGCAGATTGCCGCCAGACTCGGGCAGCAGGGAATGAAGGTATCCCCTGAGGAAATGATTCTGACCACCGGCTCCCAGCAGGCCATCGACCTGCTCTGCCGGGTTCTGCTTGACCCGGGGGACACCGTGCTGGTAGAGGCTCCAACCTACCTGGCGGCTCTCCAGGTGCTCGGCTCTTACCGTGCAGACATCCGGGTAGTGGAGAGCGATCAGGAAGGGATGGTGCCGGAGCATCTGGAGGAGCTGCTGCGCTCCTGCAGCCCTAAGCTGCTGTATGCCGTTCCCACCTTTAACAACCCGTCTGGCGGAACCTGGAGCAAGGCGCGCCGTGAGCAGGTAGTCTCCCTGTGCCGGAGATACGGCGTATTGCTGCTGGAGGATAATCCGTACGGAGAGATTACCTTCGATGAATCACCGGAGGCCTATCCGCCCACTCTGGCAGCTATAGACAGACAGCTGGGCGGTGAACCCTGTGTAGTCTATACCGGCACCTTCTCCAAAATAGTGGCCCCTGCCCTGCGGACCGGCTGGCTCACCGGCCCCGCCGAACTGGTCAAGATCATCGCCAGAGCCAAGCAGGCGGCTGACCTGCACTCCAGCGCCATTGACCAGCGCGCCCTGTATGAGCTGCTGCTGAGCTTCGACCTGGAGCAGCATATCAAGAAGATATCCCGTGAATACAAGTCACGGATGAAGCTGCTCTCGGCCGAGCTCACCGCCCAGTGCTGGGAAGATGCAAGCTTCCTTGAACCGCGCGGCGGCATGTTCCTGTGGCTGAGCCTGTCTCCCGGCATTAATACCGCAGAGCTGCTGCCGCTGGCCGTGGAAGAGGGCGTTGCCTTCGTTCCCGGGGAAGTGTTCTACCCGGAGCAGCCGCAGCGAAATGCCATGCGCCTCAACTTCACCCACACCCGGCCGGAGCTGCTGCCGCTGGCGGTGCAGCAGCTCGGGACCGCCTTGTCCCGGTATGAGGAGCGCGTGATTGCCCGGTAA
- a CDS encoding Nif3-like dinuclear metal center hexameric protein — MFAKGQTVIGYMEQLAPKHLAEEWDNVGLQVGTLQKEITGVLTALDVNEQVVDEAVAKGCNLIIAHHAVIFRPIKGILTDTPMGRLYEKLIKHDIAVYISHTNLDVAEGGMNDWMAEALGIENGAPIKDIHTEQLSKLVVFVPKDHHQKVLDAILNAGAGHIGNYSHCSFNIEGYGTFLPQEGTDPYIGKPGKLERAEEIRIETIVPQPVRNKVVQAMLKAHPYEEVAYDLYSMDLKGRSLGLGRVGKLKEPTTLGAFIETVKSGLNVPSVRVVGELDRPVRKAAVLGGSGAKYYSSAIFKGADVLVTGDIDYHTAQDAYLAGIALIDPGHNAEKIMKEKVAEYLADKLAANKYGTVVHASQPDTEPFQFL; from the coding sequence ATGTTTGCCAAAGGACAGACTGTAATCGGATATATGGAGCAGCTTGCCCCGAAGCATCTGGCGGAGGAATGGGATAATGTCGGGCTGCAGGTGGGTACTCTACAGAAGGAGATTACCGGCGTGCTGACCGCCCTGGATGTCAATGAGCAGGTCGTAGACGAGGCGGTGGCCAAGGGCTGCAATCTGATCATTGCCCATCATGCGGTGATTTTCCGGCCGATCAAAGGCATTCTCACAGATACCCCTATGGGCCGTCTGTATGAGAAGCTGATCAAGCATGACATTGCCGTCTATATCAGCCATACGAATCTGGATGTGGCCGAAGGCGGAATGAATGACTGGATGGCAGAGGCTCTCGGGATAGAGAACGGTGCACCGATCAAGGATATCCATACAGAGCAGTTGTCCAAGCTGGTCGTGTTCGTGCCGAAGGATCATCATCAGAAGGTGCTGGACGCTATTCTGAACGCCGGGGCGGGCCACATCGGCAATTACAGCCATTGCAGCTTCAATATCGAAGGCTACGGCACCTTCCTTCCGCAGGAGGGGACAGATCCTTATATCGGAAAGCCGGGCAAGCTGGAGCGGGCTGAAGAAATCCGCATTGAGACCATTGTCCCGCAGCCGGTCCGGAATAAGGTGGTCCAGGCGATGCTGAAGGCCCATCCGTATGAAGAGGTAGCCTATGATCTGTATTCCATGGATCTCAAAGGGCGCAGCCTGGGACTCGGAAGAGTCGGGAAGCTGAAGGAGCCGACCACGCTGGGAGCGTTCATTGAGACAGTCAAGTCCGGGCTTAATGTGCCTAGCGTACGGGTAGTCGGGGAGTTGGACCGTCCGGTCCGCAAGGCAGCGGTGCTGGGCGGTTCCGGTGCCAAGTATTACAGCAGCGCGATCTTCAAAGGGGCGGATGTGCTGGTCACCGGGGATATTGATTACCATACCGCCCAAGATGCCTATCTGGCTGGAATTGCTCTGATCGATCCGGGGCATAACGCGGAGAAAATTATGAAGGAGAAGGTGGCGGAGTATCTCGCGGATAAGCTGGCTGCGAATAAATACGGCACTGTGGTTCATGCCTCGCAGCCTGACACCGAGCCCTTTCAATTCCTGTAA